A segment of the Hemicordylus capensis ecotype Gifberg chromosome 6, rHemCap1.1.pri, whole genome shotgun sequence genome:
CCATTATGTtattgtgagctacccagagaacaatttcttatgggttggctaacaaataaagttgctgtttgagtatgtatgtatgtatgtatgtatttaggctccttggaggaagagcaggatatacatgtagaataaataaataaataaacttgtgtTAATGCTAAGTATTTCTATACCACAAACTGCAGAGTAGTTTATAATACAATTGAATAAAATATAACAATGAATgaacttgtcttgtggtagcaagcataacttgtctcattagctaagcagggtccactctggttgcatatgaataggagacttgatgtgtgagcactacaaaatattcccctcaggggatggagctgctctggggagagcagaaggttccaagttccgagtccctggcatctccaagatagggctgagagggactcctgcctgcaaccttggagaaactgctgccagtctgggcagacaatactgagctagatggaccaatggtctgactcagtatatggcagcttcctatgttcctaactttagagtctctgtagctgctcctgggctgtggaatacacttccagcagaaatctgcaatcttaattctttattgaccttcaagataaccctttggcttggccttccagggttttaattagttttaattgttttaatgttctaacttgcttttcagggttttaattgttttgattatttaattgtttgagATGgcttaattgttaattggtgtttatatttatatttctgttttaattgttgttggttttaatggtttctgttttaattgtaaaccgccctgagcctttttggaagggcggtataaagatcgaataaacaaacaaataaataaataatagagcaaGTGATGGATCAGGTTGTGAAAACAGCTGGTAAAACAATAAAGACCAAATCAGATTGTGGCCAAATTATAACAGAAAACATGAGTTAGCTAAGTTTCCATAAAAAGCCATTAAATGCTTTTTAAGGATAGATTTTTAAggacaccgttctgggctccttggaggaagagcgggatataaatgtaataataataataataataataataataataataataattattattattattattattattattagtaatcTATTTCTATGTTTTGGATAAGAGTAAGTTGCCATTTCACTATTTAAGGACTGTGTTTGTAACTGTGTGACTTAATAATACAGAAAAAATGACAATGGGAAAAAAAAGATAAATACTTGTCAATGCATTCTAAGCAATTTTATTCTCTCCAGACATTGGAAAGTTAGTTTACTTTTACActgacttttaaaataatattgcaGGAAAGTCTCCTGAGGATTCAGATTCCCAAGGGCTCCATACCGTGCTGGTTTTGAAGCAAACAGCTGCGAAAATAACCAGCCTCCTGGCTGAAACCACAAACCAGCACACTTGGTTTTCTATTTCATTTCCTCCATGCCCACAGCATACTCTACTCTTTTCAGTGCATCATTGCTGCCCCCTTGTGAGAATCAGGTAGGGGAGAGTTGTGGGGCTTGCTGTTCTGTGGAAATGCTTCTGGCATAATTTGTCACAATTGCATGGGTGAGAAGGCACAGCAAGCTCACAGCTCTTTATGCCTCTCCTGGCCTAATATTGCTCAGGACTTTGTTTATTGCtaacccctgccaacttggcaaagagacaccttttaatgtggtgattctctttatcagggggagattaactggccctatccaaccctagcacattacctccagtgactgttgctagtgtctatcttacatttctttttagattgtgagccctttggggacagggatccatcttatttatttattatttctctgtgtaaactgccctgatccatttttggaagggcagtatagaaattgaatgaatgaatgaatgaatgaatgaatgaagcaataaaacaataaaacattttgCTTTGTATGTGATTCTGTCTACTTGGACTGCTTTGGCACCTCTGGCACAGCTGCACTGACTGTGTAAGAGTCACCCTTTTGGTTTGCTCTGAAAGACGCAGTGAGTTTTTGTACCAGCAGGAAGCTAGATTCTGCCGCTGTGCCTCTTGCACAGTAATACAAGGCAGAGTCTTCAGGCTTCAGGCTGTCCATTTGCAGATAGGCTGAGGTTTGGGAATTGTCTCTGGAGATGGTGAAccgcccctggaccttggggttATAGTACTGGGTACTTCCTGTAGGTTTGCTCACAAGAGCCACCCACTCAAGTCCTTTTCCAGGAGCTTGACGGATCCAATGTATTGCATAGTCTGTAAAGGTGAATCCTGAAGCCTTACAGGAGAGGCGGAGGGAGCCTCCAGGGATTACAACCCCCCCTCCAGTCTCCACCAGTTGAACCTCTGACTGGCATCCTGCAAACGAAAAGCAAATGAAGAATCAGGGGTAAGCCATGAAGaacagttttgttttttactgtGGGAGAaaagttacctgagagagcagcAAAGAACAGGATCAAACAAAGTATCATCCTGGAGGAGGCTGTTGAGAGTGAGGTTAGCTTCCTGTGTGACTGCTCtttgaagactctgggcagtcaaAAGCTGCAGGGTTGACTTGGCTGGCTGATGCAGGCCTTAAGGAAGAGAAATGGTTCCACTGATTTGCATGGGCTGCATGTTATAAGGGCAGCCAGCACACCCTTCCCCAGATTGGGCCTTCCATTTCACTGGAGTTGTTCAGCTAACAGGCCAGAAAGAAGAACATACATATTTCatactggtctggtggtagcaagcatgacttgtccccttagctaagcagagtctgccctggctgcatatgaatgggagactagaagtgtgagcactgtaagatattccccaggccaaagcacaattatatacaaagtggttgtttgtacatgatatatctacaaagatttacacacaaggatttggaaacccacaaggttatgaagtataagcattgaatttacgataactacaggtagctgtaattgtaatgaaaactaactGCGATAAAATTTTCAACACAATAatgtttctggattttggagcattctggattttggatgtccagattagggatactcaacctgggAGTCAATATTTCTCCCTTAGCCAACTCCTCTGTGCAGCCTACTGACTGTCCTTCTCATTTCACTTCCATTCCATtgccacaccccacccccagccacaaggaagacacagacacttttcaatttgggtaaaagggccacgaCTTTATTAAATGATCAAATTAGTGAATTGAGTGTGGAATAAATTGCACCCCACAACAGTGCCGGCCTATcaaaggctgggttcagacatttcTGAACCTAGCTTGACCTTCCTACCCCACCAGCATCCAAGATTCCAACAAGCCCCTGCAGCAGATTAGCCAAGTACAAATCACACCCATCCATGACCCATCAACCTAAATGAGAACCTCCCCTGGAATCCAGCAATGGATAGTGGCAAATTCGGTCAAGGCTTGTTGAACCAGGGGGAGCCCAGTTCATTACCTAAATAATTGTTGCCCAGGTGCACATCCCAGTCTTAGGAGGGACACAAACTGCTAAATAATCCCACAATGCTGGAAGCAACAGGCTCCACAGCATACCCCAAACCAAGCTGGCTACAATCTGCGAGGTGCTGGCTCGTTCGTAGGCCCAGAAAAAAGGAATGGCCGCAGATCAAAAGAACATGCATAGTAGCCACTGCtcccccagcacctgccaaaaaaaCAAAAGCTTTGAACACTCGGCAACAGGCCAGAGAGTAACACAGCCCAGCTTAACACACATGAACACACAAACACTTTGGACTTCCAGTGTCCAATATGCttaaattcatcatcatcaaagCCCATTTGACAAGCCATGGTTGTAGCCTCAATCCGGAAAGGGGTGCAAGTTAAAGAGGTGAGCAGGTTCAACCATTCTTATTAGAGTGCTCTGAGATCTTGGCCACCCTAGCCTTGCTCCTCACCCTCATCCCCGCAGCTGGCACTCCCCCAGTCACTTCCAGGGGCCAAAGCCCCAATGCCAAACCATCCCGGTGAGAGTCGCTGGGCTCCTAGCCAAGCCCGGCCATCCCGGCTCCTACACCTCTCCCAGCCACTGCTCCACTGAGGCCTGAAAGGCCACTTAAGTGGGAAGGAGACACTCCATGAAGCTCCCTTTCCCAAGCCAGTTTAAAACCAactgaagaggggaggggagggacagcTTCAGAGGTATGCACGCTCCCTGTGGCTGTCTGCTCTGGGGGTGGGACAAAAACCCACCCCTCAgcacaaggctgcaggcagaggcgtaactagggaaaatggcgcccggggcaagcactgaaatggcgccccccgcgccacaacatactacattatacttaggtttttcctcacaagcgcccgccgccgccgccaagccaggccactgactggccgccaggcaccagcaaagcaatgggggggggcgggcggcgcagaagggaccgcttgtgggggatgggctgcctacgcactcctttgactgctgcagcactgctgcactgagcaggaaacatttgtattaacaaaaaattaaaaaaaaattaaaaatttttttgtcatgtcggtgcccccccatgtgaccagaaaagatggcgcccggggcacgtgccccccccctgccccccctatagttacgcctctggctgcagGATGGGGCATTTTATTTCCTCAAGGCTGACACCCTTTTCTGTACCCTACGGTGTTGCCCCCTACTGAAAAGCAGTTAGAGGAGAGTTGCCTGGCATAGCTTGATGAGATGCTTCCCATTTATGTGTGATGCGATTCTCAATAGAGATGTATGAACTCCAGGTGATCTCCTTGCAGGCAGAGGGCAATGATGGCATTGTCCCTCTGAGCTGATTCTTTACTGAGTCAGTATGCAATGGTGACATCAGTAACGGTCATGCCTGTCAGATCCAACTCATCACGCAGCCTCCGAGTTGAACCCAGACCCTTTACAGTCAAGGCAAAGGGGTTCTTCAGACTTTCTGATCTTCCCTCCTGGTGTCATCACCTGTAATTCATGCCCTGATCCCTCTATTACATGCCCAGCCATGTTTTCAGCTTTTGAATTTTATCcagcatccccaccaccacccgcacaCACTTTCTAGTTAATCTTGGCATAATTAAGGACTAGAAAGTTAAGTTTGtggggggaaccactggagatcTTGAAGAAGCAGTCACTTTGATGTCATTGGAGACTGCTGACCTATGAAACTCGGGGGCAATTCCAGACTTATATCTTCAGAATTATGAAATGTCAAtggatgacatccagattagtcccccccccccgcagttgtTTTACTCAGGAGTCCATTTGTGAGTGGGGTGGAGGGTTAGAGAGCTCCATACCTAGAGAGCTccaattctggtcaacacatgatcagaacctctgtttggataAGTATACCCAGGAAACATATGATTAAGCCCTTCAAGTGGTCCATTGTTGATCTAGGGAGCTGCACACACGGGAAAGACTTCACAGCATGCTTTGGGCTAACAGAAAGCCTCatgacagcagcagctgccctctggccataaaggagcaggaggcagacccaaCCCTGCAAATATGGCTCTGGATACAGGGCCATGGAGTATGCTTTGCAGAATGGAACATCCATGGACAGCAACCCCTCTAACCACAACTCTCTGTTGCTTCCAGGCCAGCCACTGGGTGAGTACAAAAGGGTAAATAGATCCACATGGCCAGAaaggcaaggtaggagagctATCCTGTCTTCCAACCTTTGTGAAGAGCATgtgtacaaaagctgggctaccctacTTTGAGCAGGCTGGGCTGAAGGGATTTCACAATCACCCGGCTGCTTTCAAtgcttgtgtgaatgggcctatgagTGAGGGGTGGAAGGTCCCCGGGATCACCTCTGGTTCTTTCGGAGGCCACCATGATTGCTGCTTCTCTCCCTTCTACTGTGACAGACACCAGGTGCCTCCCATGCTACAGCCGAACTGACCAAGCTGCCTGGGGTAGTCTGCCTTGTCCCCACTGCTCAGCAGTCTACACAGGATGCTCAGTTAAGGAGGCTGACATGCATCTGTGTGGAGGAGATGAGGGGCACTGCACAGGGTCATGTGCCTCTTGGGGGGGCATACAAGGGCCCCCTATGCCCTCATTACACCACTGCTaagagttactctaaagcagggattctcaacgtgtgggttcccagatgtaattggacttcaactcccagaattcccaaccaaaggctactggggctggggattatgggagttgaagtccaataacagctggggacccacacgttgagaaaccctgctcaaAAGGACCATTTAATTTCAATACAAATTTGTCTAGAAAGTTCCCCTCAAATGTCCAGCAGTATCTACAGAGCGAGTTCTCTATTTTATCATCTATAcggatgccagcgtggtgtagtggctagagtgctggactaggaccggggagacccgagttcaaatccccattcagccatgatactagctgagtgactctgggccagtcacttctctcttggcctaacctactccacagggttgttgtgaggagaaacttaagtatgtagtacaccgctctgggctccttggaggaagagctggggtataaatgtaaaataaaaataaataaataaataaataaataaattaccctTGGTGTCTGGAGGTGTACTGGTTCATCAGCACTAATGCAGTAGCTCAATCATCCAGTTCATTGTCCCATTTCAGGCAACACTGTTAAATTACGAAAGATCCAATAATGTGGGCTCAGCAGTCAAGCTCTGCACTCATTCTTTTTTGTCCCTTTAATGGCCAAAGGCCGCCTGTTCCCTTCCCCCTAAATCCAGATAGAGAGCTGCCATGAGCAAAGCAAGGTTTTTGTCTGCCTCCAGATTCACTTCCCCTCACTGTGTGTATCTCTGCTGCACAGTAATACATAGCGGTATCTGTGGTTTTCAAGTTGTTCATTTGCAGATAAGCCATATTTGAAGGGTTGTTCCTGGAGACGGTGAAGCGCCCTTTCACTGAGTCAGCATACGATTGCCGACTCCCATCATCAAATATCCATGCGATCCATTCCAGCCCCTTCCCAGGAGCCTGTCTCACCCAGTGGATACTATGGCCTCCAAAGTTGTATCCCGAGACTTGGCAGGAGAGGCGGAGGGACTCCCCAGGCCTTTTGGAGCCACCTCCAGACTCTACCAGCTGGACTGCTGACTGGGCAACTGGAAAGGAAGAATCATCATAATCATCGAAGACATCCTCTAGATTAAAGCCATCATCTGCTTGCCTCTTATGTCTCAAGAAAGAACAATtacctccaatggctgttgaaataagaaaaagaaagcaaaatatcATATTAAATATCTATAGATTTTTAATTTAACACTGTTCAGAGAAGAATGGGCTGGAAAGTGGCCACAGACATACAGGGGAGAGAGACGGTGTTTGGCCCTAGCTGTAGCCAAGCAAGGAGAATGTACAGCTACTTTAAAGAGGACGCCGTCCCTGTATTTACATATTATGACATGCCCCACCTTCTGTGGGGTAGGCAGGGCCTTATATATTGGAGAATCACAAAAGTGATCAATTCGGAAAGCAGATTTGCCCTGAGAGCCACATTTCATAAGGAGCACCCGTTAACAGATATCAATGACACCTGGATTTGATCAGGACAATGTGGGGCATCTTtcctggtgccaggcactccatccttcCCATCTGGATTTGGGCCTCAGAGACAAAGAAATGGTGTgggttcatggaggacaagttggAAACGAGCACAATTTATGGCATAGCAAAACATCATTATTGGTCACGGGGCACGTCTGTTAAGGTATCAGCCTCAGGACCCAGTTTCCTGggtttgtggagcttgagccagttTAAGATAGCTTTCATTATGGTCTTAAAATGGAAGGGTATTTTTGAACATTGAGTATTGTGGTGATATTGATGAGAATATTGTAGTGATACTGATGAAAGCAGGCCACACCTTCTCCTGTTGTTTCTATCAGGTCTAGTCCATCACATCACCCATATGGTTGTACCCAGACACTTAAGATGAGAGGCAGAGAGGTTCTCCAAGCTTTCTGCTATCTCCCTCTGGTTCCATCAGCTGAACATTGAGTCCTTGTGGTCTGCATTGCATATTGAACCCCATCTCCAAATTCCGAAGTACATCAATAACTCCCTTCCCgccgccccctcccaccccatgcacacacacactcagatatTTCACTACATATTGCAGATGTCAAATTCTCTGGAGACCTGTTCTTTGCTTGTTTTGAAGGAAATAACTGAGGAAATAACCAGTCCCATGGATGAAACCACAAGCTAGCACACTTGCATTTCCATTTTATTTCCCACATGGCCAACAACATTTTCTATTCTATTATGTTcatcactagtatttttaagcccgttatgataatgggcgctagctttctctcccgcctttaagtggttttttttctttttcttccacctttctgcttgtctctctctctcggtttttttttttttccccattttcccctcctccctctgtcctcctgccgcccgctcacccgccctcccagctttccaaaatccccttccccgctcctccccccaattgattatgggccaaaagggcccatgagaaggccatcgcccccgcctatcgcccacccgcccacccagctgcccgagcccaccttacccgctccagcccgtggcagtcgggcgaagaaaaaaaaaattattcgcacagtggaagtgaggagctcaggaacagagctcctctctgtgctaagctgctgcccaaactgccgctatggatgcaaaggacgcttgtggccgtccaagatgtccgccgggtgctggcggtcgtggctccctggcctgttctgggcatgcgcttcgcgcatgcccagaaccgccaagggaggcacgaacacacgcttggtgtccatccacggacggacaccaagcgttttattagagaggattgctgCCCCCTTGTgaggagctggtggggggagagttatGAGGCTTGGTGATATAAGGAGACGCTTCTGGCATTAATTGTGAAAAGGTAAGTTTGTGCCTCTCTTTATGCCTCTTGCCAGCCTAACTTTGCTCAGCGCCTCTGCCTATTCTGCTTTGTGTGCGATTCTGGCAACTTAGATCACTCTGCCTCTTTCCCTCCACCTGCACGGACtataaagttaaagtgtgccatcaagtcaatttcaactcctggtgcccacagagccatgtgcttttcttttggtcaaatccaggaggggtttaccattgcctcctcccgcgcagtatgtgatgatgcctttcagcatcttcctatatctctgctgcccaatctaggtgtttcccatagtctaggaaatataccagtggggaattgaaccggcaaccttctgcttgttagtcaatcaattcaattcctttattacgatcacagaccagcacactgcttgttagtcaagcatttccctgctgtgccacttaaggtggtggctGCAAGGGTTGAATTTTTGGTTTGCCCTCAATGACTCCCTGAGGTTTTTGTAGCAGGAGGAAGTGAAATTCTGCCACTGTGTCTCTTGCACAGTAATACAAGGCAGAGTCTTCAGGCTTCAAGCTGTCCATTTGCAGATAGGCTGAGGTTTGGGCATTGTCTCTGGAGATGGTGAAccgcccctggaccttggggttATAGTACTGGTTTTTCCCTGTGGGTTGGGAAACTAAAGCCACCCACTCGAGTCCTTTTCCAGGAGCCTGACGGATCCAGTGCATTCCATGCTCAGTAAAGGTGAATCCTGAAGCCCTGCAGGAGAGGCGAAGGGAGCCTCCAGGAACCACAAGGCCCCCTCCAGTCTCCACCAGCTGAacctctgactggcagcctgCAGATGAGACAAATGAAGAATCAGGGGAAAGTCATGCAGAAGAGAATACATGCTGTTGTTACCATGGGAGAAAAAAATTACCTGAGAGAGCTACAAAGAACAGAAGAAGGTTCAATGAATGTATCATGCTGGATGCTGTTGAGAGCAGGGTTAGCTCCCTTTGTGACTGCAGTTGGAGGCTGCAGGGTTGACTTGGCTATTTGATGCAGGCCTTAAGGAAGAGAAATGGTTCAGCTGATTTGCATGGACTGTATGGTATAAAGATTGCCAAGACACCCTTCCCCAATCTAGGTCTGCCATTTCATTGGAGAGATTTAGCTAAAGCATTTGAAAAGAATCTCAAAGGAGAAGGCGGCATGGCTTGATTTCCATTTTGTTTCCAAGTTTTTTGTTGgtggtgtgtttgtttgtttgtttgtttgtttgtttgtttgtttgcaagaTGTATCTTGGACTCCTTCAAACCAGGTTTGCTCTGAGTCCATTTCTGCAGATCAAACCAAAGTTACAATCTGGTGAAACCTTTTAAGGTGCGGAGTTAAGGATGATTATCTATTAGTAATCAAACATCACAACTACTGACAGAAGAACAGGAGTAGTGCAGGAAGCTACCTTTCTTTAGAATCTTCTAGAGTTTCCTATTGTGAAAAGCAGGCGCCAGAGATTTGCCAGGTTTAGTTTTATGAAGAATGGCTTTGCCTTTTATTTGTGATGTGAAATTCTTGAGATTTATGAGCTCTGGGTTATCTCCTTGCAGGCAGAGAGCACTGATAGCATCATACCTGTGTGAGCTTACTAAGTCAGTGAGGTGACTCTcaaaatcagtgagactcgcctctagggggtttgcagggaaagTGAGCTTAGCTGGGACATCCTGGACAGACCCCCAGGGttgggagccagcgtggttagagtgctggactaggactggggagacccgagttcaaatccccattcagccatgagacttgctgggtgactctgggccagtcacttctctcttagcttaacctacttcacagggttgttgtgaggagaaacctaagtatgtagtacacaactctgggctccttggaggtagagcaggatataaaatgcaatgcaatgcaatgcaatgcaataactaagtaaataaataaataaataatagtgacaTCAGTAAAGGCCAGGCACATCCACCTGGCAGATCTAACTACCCAGAATCTTTACAGTCAAGGCAGAGGCATCCTCCAGACTTTCTGATATCTCCTACTTCTTTCATTCACTGAAATGGATGCTCTGATCCCTTCATTGCATGGTCAGCCCTGGCTTCAGCGTCTGGATTCAATCAAGCATTCCTGTGCCACTCttacacacattttctgatgaaTTTTTGCATATTTAAGAAGGTGATAGGAGAAGTGGTTGTGTAGGAGACAGGAGATGGATTGggcagtgctgtcctacccataTTTCATACACAGCATttgagcaaggtaggagggaaagctgccctTTTCAGCTCCTGTCTCCACAGagttacttctctctcctcccccctagTAGTTTGCTCCCAGagaactgggagtacacacatcTCACAAACCTGTGTAGGACACTTGTGCTGCCAGGGGTGTCgctaggggagtgggggcccatgttcacccctctccccggcagcccctcggagtgagggagataattaaggAAATAGAGAGGattggagctgggggcccctcaagagctgcccccccccccggttttttgtgttggaagtgaaggactatacgctgtctcttgtctcaaagacataggaggacagactagtgagtcagagggctagagggtcaagacattggtcatcctttctctgctactctgatactatccctttgatatgtagactgctaatctcagggacttcctgcctgccacttcctcttccgttcctcttcccttccttctctcttgcaacatgcaagctcctctctcactgcaccatgcatgcagagatgcagaatccatctgcatccagctagctagatatagagatcctatctcttcactttcctatctagaatggagttctctaataaataccatttatattgatttgaaactatgaactggctccaagttattttactctcagtatacacgcatgcctaaccaaattctgctgtgttgtgcctctgtgcactctgctataatgaaaaagggtcaCTCAGGTTTAGCTACACCCCAGTGTCCTGCACAGTTTTTGGTTGAGTGCAAAGCCTCAAGGACTAGAAACTGAGTTTGGAAAAACTAAACTAAGATTATCAGGAAACAGTCACTTTGAGGTCACTGAAGACTGCTGGGCTATGGGTCACTGACACTCACATGATATCTTGAGAATTATGAAACATAATTTCATTAGCTTACATCCATACTCAGTCATATAACTCAAGAGTTACTGTGaatgactacttaatttcaataggaatcTGCTGTACTGATTCATCAGCACTAGTGCTGTAGCTGGTTCATCATAAAATACATCCAGACTaattggcttacatccagattaacttTCTCAGTcctactactcaggagttacttggGATGGTTGCTTAATTTCAACAGAACTTCCTC
Coding sequences within it:
- the LOC128329620 gene encoding immunoglobulin delta heavy chain-like, giving the protein MIHSLNLLLFFVALSGCQSEVQLVETGGGLVVPGGSLRLSCRASGFTFTEHGMHWIRQAPGKGLEWVALVSQPTGKNQYYNPKVQGRFTISRDNAQTSAYLQMDSLKPEDSALYYCARDTVAEFHFLLLQKPQGVIEAIGGNCSFLRHKRQADDGFNLEDVFDDYDDSSFPVAQSAVQLVESGGGSKRPGESLRLSCQVSGYNFGGHSIHWVRQAPGKGLEWIAWIFDDGSRQSYADSVKGRFTVSRNNPSNMAYLQMNNLKTTDTAMYYCAAEIHTMHVSLLN